CGACGTGGTGCTGCCGCGCGGCGGGGTGCAACTGGCCGACGGCACCGAGTTTCCGGGCGGCAAGACCTTGAACTACCCCTTGCCGCTGCAGGCCACCACGCTGGCGGCCGGCACCCGCCTGCCCGTGGAAGCGGTGCTGGACCAGCCGCTGTCGCTGGCCGCCGGCACGGTGCTGTCGGGCGACGTGCGTGACGCCGGCGGGCAGTTGCTGTACGCCGCGGGCACGGTCCTGGAGCACGCGCTCGACCTGCCGGCGCAGACCCGCCTGGGCGCCGGCACCTTGCTGACCCGCGGCACGGCCCTGAAGGCATTCACCTGGCCGGCCAACGTGGCCCTGCCCAATCGGTACACCACCCAGGCCTACGAGCCCAACGTGTTGCTGATGGCGGGCACCATCACGCTGCGGCAGGGGGCGTTGATTCCCTCGCAGACCAAGCTGGTGTTCCCGGAGGGCACGGATTACGTGGAGCTGCGGCCGGGCACCGCGGCGGACCAGCGGCGCAACTGGGCGCTGGCCAGGATGCTGCCCGCCGGCAGCCAGTCGTGGTCGGTGCAGCTGACGGCGGGCGCGGACCTGGACGCGGCCGACCGCCGCCAGGTGCTGCCCGGGCCGGGCGCGGGCAAGCTGACGCTGGCCGACACGCACTACAACGCCACCCTGATGAAGGGGGCCGGCCTGGTGTGGGGGCCGGACGGCGAGGCGTCCGGCTTCGAGCCCGGCAAGCCGGTGCCGGAGGACATGCTGTGGCTGTGCGACGTGGTGGAAGGCCTGTGCCTGCCGCCGCCGCGCTGGGTCTGGGCCAAGGACAACTGGTGGGGCCAGCCCGAAGGTTCGCCGGTGGCCGACGCGGACCTGGGGGTCTGCGAGGGGTTTCCGGACCAGTGCGTCGAGAACAAGCAGACCACCACCGTCGCCTCGCACACGCAGAACTTCAGCGTGCTGCGCACCGGCACCGGCGACCTGGACCTGACGGCCGGCGGCGACATCAACCTGATGTCGGCCTATGGCGTCTATACGGCGGGCACGCAATCGGCCAACGTGGCGGCGGCCTACCAGTTGCCGCGCGGCCGCTACGGCAGCACGGTGCTGGGCGATGCCTATGCCAGCAATTACGAGGCCTTCGTCACCGCCGGCACGGGCTATCAGGCCTGGTACCCCGAGGCGGGCGGCAACTTCAGCCTGTACGCCGGCGGCGCGCTGCGCGGCGACGTCTGGGGCAAGACCGTGGCCGGCAACTATGACGGACGCGTGGTCGATCCCAGCGTCGGCATCGGCAACTGGCTGTGGCGCCAGGGCACCGGCAGCGCCAATGGCGGCGATACGCCCACGGCATGGTGGATCAACTTCGGCAGCTATGCGCCGGCGCGGCCCGAGTTCAAGGATTCGACGCCCGTGCTGGTGGGCTTCACCGGCTTCGGGGCGCTGGGCGGCGGCAACGTCAGCGTGCGCACGGACGGCGATGCCGGCAATATCGAGTCGCGCGGGTCGCTTAGCTATCCGCGCGGCCAGGGGCTGGTCCTTGCCGTGGGCGGCACCGGCCGCGTCGCGGCCGATGGCAGCGTGGTGCTGACGGGCGGTGGCGATATCGACGTGCGCATCGGCGGCGCCCTCAATCCGACGCAGAGCGGGCGTGGACGGGTGTCGTCCACCGGCGGGGCGACGCCGTACTACGGCGATCCCGCGATCGACCTGCAGGGCGCCCTGATCAACCTGCGCGGCAACGTCAGGCTGGCGGGCGGCGCGATCGGCGGCCTGGACCTGCAATATGGCAACAGCGCCGCGCAGCAGGATGCCAGGGACACCCGCGGCTACGATCCCTACACGGCCACCCTGGCCAGCGCCACGGGCGGCCTGGCGCTGATTCCCGGCGACGCGGTGATCCGCCTGGATACGCGCGGCGACCTGGTCGTCGGCGGGGCCAGCGATCCGGGCCGCGTGGCCGTGCCGAACAGCACGCCGTTCCGGCTGCTCGACGGCACGCAGGTGACGGGGGGCGGCATCAGCTGGTTCTCGCTGTGGACCGACAACACCGCGATCACCCTGTCGAGCGCGGGCGGCAACCTGACGCCCAGCCGGCAGACGTCGCACAGCGCCAAGGGCATGGCGTTGCAGACCGGGCTCAATACCTCGGCGTCGGACGCGCGTTATCTCTACCCGTCCATCCTGCGCGTGACGGCCTACGACGGCAGCATCTATGCGGGGGTGTCGGCGGGCTATCTGAACACGGAAGACACTGGCCTGCCGTATTCGTTGACGTTGGCGCCAGGCGCGCGCGGACAGCTGGAATTGCTGGCGGGCGACTCGATCTACGCGGGCGGCTACGCCATCAACCGCTCGGGCGCCGATCCCGCCGGCGAGGCCAGTGTCCGCACGCCCGCCTTTGCCGGCTATGCCTCGCAGGCCAGCCAGGCGACCATCCTGAGCAACCGGGCCGCGGACGGCGGCCTGCTGGAGCGCAATCTGCATTTCCCGCTGTTCTATTTCGGCACGCCGACGGCAAGCGCGGCCGGCTCGGGCGCGGTGACCCGGCTGTACGCCCGCGATGGCGACATCGTCGGGTTGCGCAGCGGTGAAACCTTGACCGTGCTCAAGGGCAACACCCAGGGCCAGGCCTGGTTCGAGGCGGCGGGGCCGGTCTGGATGATGGCCGGGCGCGACATCGTGGCGTCGGGCACCGGGCCGGGCGTGCAGCTCGACGTGCCGTCGAGCAACGGCTACAACCTGGTCGGCGGCGGGGGCGCATCGGTGGGGTCGAGCGGCAACCTGTTCCTGCACCGCGATGCGCGCGATGTCTCGCGGGTGTCGGCCGGCCGCGACATTCTCTACAGCTCGTTCCAGGTGGCCGGTCCCGGCGCGCTCGAAGTGTCGGCGGGCCGCCACGTGCTGATGGCCGACCGGGCCTCGATCACCAGCCTGGGTGCGGTGATGCCGGGCGACCGTCGCCCTGGCGCGTCGATCGCCGTGCTGGCGGGCGTCGGCGCGGCCGGGCCGGACTACGCCGGCTTCCTGGCGCGTTACCTCGACCCGCAGGCGGCGGACCCTGGCCGGCCCTTGACGGACCAGGGCCTGGCCTTCAAGACCTACCAGGCCGAACTGCTGCTGTGGCTGACCCAGCACTATGATTTCGCCGGTGGCGCCGAGGACGCGCGCGCCTATTTCAACGCGCTGCCCGCAGAACAGCGCAGCCTGTTCGCGCGCCAGGTCTATTTCGCCGAGTTGCGCGCCGGCGGCCGGGAATACAACGACAAGTCCAGTCCGCGCCACGGCAGCTATCTGCGGGGCCGCCAGGCCATCGCCGCGCTGTTCCCCGACACCGCGCCGGGGGCCTACCAGGGCGATATCACGCTGTATGGCGCCGCGGGTATCCGCAGCAGCTTCGGTGGCGACATCCAGTTGCTGACGCCGGGCGGGCAGCAGGTGTTCGGCCTGGAGGGGGCCGCGCCGCCCGCCAGCGCCGGCATCATCACCCAGGGCGAGGGCAGCATTCAGCTCTACGCGCTGGGCAGCATCCTGCTGGGGCAGAGCCGGGTCATGACCACCTTCGGCGGCGGCATCACCGCCTGGTCGGCGCAAGGCGATATCAACGCCGGCCGCGGCGCCAAGACGACCGTGCTGTACGCGCCGCCCAAGCGCGTCTACGACACGGTCGGCAATGTGACGCTGTCGCCCAATGCGCCCGGCACCGGCGCGGGCATCGCGACGCTGGCGCCGCTGCCGGAGGTAGCGGCGGGCGACGTGGACCTGTATGCGCCGCTGGGCACCATCGACGCGGGCGAAGCCGGCATCCGGGTGTCGGGCAACGTCAACATCGCGGCCCTGCAGGTGGTGAATGCCGCCAACATCCAGGCCCAGGGCGAGAGCAAGGGCGTGCCGGTGACGGCCTCGGTCAACACGGGGGCGATGTCGTCGGCCAGCGCCGCGGCGGCCTCGGCGGTGGGGGCGGCGCAGGAGTCGGCGCAGCGCGCCCAGAGCCAGGCGCGGCAGAACCAGCCGTCGGTGATCAGCGTGCAGATCCTGGGGTATGGCGAGGAACCGGTGGCCGGCGCCAGCATGGCGCCGCCGCCGGGGCCGACCGCGGCCGCGAACCGCTATGACGCGGCCAGCGCCGTGCAGGTGCTGGGAGCCGGCGCGCTGGACGACAGCGAGATGCGGCAACTCAGCCCGCAGGAGCGAGGCAGGCTGGCGATGTGAGCCACGCCGGGGGGCGTGACGCGCCCGTGACGATCGCCGGCGAGCGGGCCGGCAACTGTCACGAGCGCGTCACCCGACCGTCATATCCGCTCGCTACCATGCCGCTTCCGCCCTGCGTCCGGCCACCGCCGGCGCGCAGTCGTCCTCTTAGAGACATCGGGGTGTTATGACAGTCACGCAGGCGCCTGGGGCCGCTTGGGCGTTCGCCTGCTGGTTCGCGTTCGGCCTGTCGGTGCTGCCGCCGGCCGCGCTGGCCCAGCCGCGGGCGGCGGACACGGCGTTGATCCCCTTCGACATCGCCGCGCAGCCGCTGGATGCGGCCCTGGCCGCGTACACCCAGGCCACGGGCATGGCGGTGCTGGTGACCAGCCGCCTGACGGCCGGCCGCCAGGGCAGCGCGGTGCGCGGCCGGCTGGCGCCGCGCGAGGCGCTGCGCCTGTTGCTGGCGGGCACCGGCCTGCAGGCCCGCTACAGCAGCGCGTCGGCGTTCACGCTGGTGGAAGCGGCCGCGAGCGCGCCCGCGCCGCGCGCGGCGGCCACGGCGCCGTCGGCGGCGGCGGTGACGCGCTATGCCGGCGTATTGCAGAACACCGTGACGCGCGCGCTGTGCCAATGGACCGGCGCGCAGTTCGGCCGCTACCGCGCTTCGCTGCAGCTGTGGATCGGCCGCAACGGCGTGGTGCGCCAGGCGCGGGTGCTGTCGGGCACCGGCGACGCGCGCCGCGACGAGGCGCTGGCCGGGGTGCTGTCCGGGCTCATCATGGATGTGCCGCCGCCGGCCGACCTGCCGCAGCCGGTGACCATCGTGCTGGCGCCGCGGCCCGACCCGCGCGCCGATTGCCGCCTGGCCGGCGCCGCGAGCTGAGCCGCATGTCCATGACCGGCGACGCCCTGCGCAACCTGTTCCTGTCCAAGTACCAGGAATTCCGCAAGCGCCTGCGCATCCGGCTGGGGTCGGAAGACCTGGCCAACGACGCCATGCAGGAAGCCTGGCTGCGGGTCGACAGCCTGGCCGAGACCGCGCCGGTGGAGTATCCGGCCGCCTATCTCTTCAAGATCGCCTCGAACATCGCCGAGGACCAGCGGCGCGCCAATGCCCGCCTCCTGTCGATGGCCGATATCGAGGAGCTGTACGACATGGCCGACGAGGCCGCCGGCCCGGCCCAGGTGGCCGAGGGCCGCGAGCAGCTGGAGGCGCTGGAGGCGGCGCTGGCCGAACTGCCGCGGCGGCGCCAGGCGATCGTGATCGCGGCGCGGGTCGACGAGGTGCCGCACCGCGAGATCGCCGAGCGTTTCGGCATTTCGGTGCGGACCGTGGAAAAGGAATTGCGCGCGGGGCTGGAGCACTGTTGCGAGAAATTGGAAAAAAAGTATGTCCAGCGCTACGGTCCCCAGGCCCGGGAAACGTCTTAGCATCATGACGACCCTTTTCAGACGCTCCCGCCCCGGCGGCGACCCCGCTGCCGCGCTCAAGCGCGAGGCCCAGGCGTGGGTCGTGCGGCTGGCCTCGGGCCAGGCCAGCGTGGCCGATGGCGAGGCTTTTCGCCGCTGGTGCGGGCAGAGCGCCGAGCACGCCCGCGTCTTCAAGGAAACGCGCGGCGCCTGGCAGCAGCTGGCGCCGGCGGCGCGCCAGGCGCAGGCCGCGCAGGCGCGCCGCGCCCGCGTCACGCGGCCGGCGCGGCGCGCGTTCCTGGGCGGCGCGGTGGCGGCCTGCGGCGCGTGGCTGGCGTTCAAGCCGCCGCTGGGCCTGTGGCCGGCGGTGGATGAACTGACCGCCGACGTCCGCAGCGGCACGGGCGAGCAGCGCCGCGTGGCGCTGGCGGGCGACGCCAGCGTGCAGCTGAACACCCAGACCCGCATCAACCTGTCGCGCAGCGGCCAGGCGCAGCAGATCGACCTGCTGGCCGGCGAGGTCGAGCTGCTGACGGCCGGCCAGCCGGTCAGCCTGACGGCGGGCGCGGGCCGTGTCAGCGCCACGTCGGGGTGCGTCAACGTGCGCTACACCGATGGCCAGGTGCGCGTGACCTGCCTGGAAGGCAGCGCCCGCGTCACCTTGCGCCAGGAGTCGGTGGAATTGACCGCGGCGCAGCAGGTGGTGCTGGGCGCCGGCGGCGCCAGCGGGCCGCGGCGGGTGGACCCCGACCAGGTCACGGCCTGGCGCCGCGGCGTGCTGGAATTCAACAACGTGCCGCTGGCGCAGGTGGTCGACGAGATCAACCGCTATCGCCCCGGCCGCATCGTGCTGGTGAGCGACCGGCTGGCGGGCAGCCTGGTGCAGGCGCGCTTTTCGCTGGACCAGCTGGCCGATGCCGCGCTATTGATCCGCGATGCCTACGGCGCCCAGGTCACGTCGCTGCCCGGCGGCATCGTGTTGCTGACCTGAACGCCGCCACGCGCGGCGCGGATCGTCCAAAACGTGAAATATGAATTTTTTGTGAAAAGGCGCAGTCGATGACGCTTGAAGCGGTCTAGGCACCCATGCGCAGAACTGCCCGGTCCGCGTCGCCGTTTTTTCCCGGCGTACCGGTCCTGGCGCTGCAGATGCCAGATCCGATTCCACGAAGGAAAAGCCGTCATGCCCAGCCGTAATCACGCCCTCGTTTCCCGCAGTCCCCAGCGGCGTTCGCGCCGTCCCGCCTGGCGCCTGGCGCCGCTGACCCAGGCGTTGGCGGTGTTGCTGGTGGCGGGCGGCTGGAGCGGCGCGGCGCAGGCCCAGGCGCGGGCCTTCAGCCCCGGC
The window above is part of the Achromobacter deleyi genome. Proteins encoded here:
- a CDS encoding STN domain-containing protein — translated: MTVTQAPGAAWAFACWFAFGLSVLPPAALAQPRAADTALIPFDIAAQPLDAALAAYTQATGMAVLVTSRLTAGRQGSAVRGRLAPREALRLLLAGTGLQARYSSASAFTLVEAAASAPAPRAAATAPSAAAVTRYAGVLQNTVTRALCQWTGAQFGRYRASLQLWIGRNGVVRQARVLSGTGDARRDEALAGVLSGLIMDVPPPADLPQPVTIVLAPRPDPRADCRLAGAAS
- a CDS encoding RNA polymerase sigma factor, with product MSMTGDALRNLFLSKYQEFRKRLRIRLGSEDLANDAMQEAWLRVDSLAETAPVEYPAAYLFKIASNIAEDQRRANARLLSMADIEELYDMADEAAGPAQVAEGREQLEALEAALAELPRRRQAIVIAARVDEVPHREIAERFGISVRTVEKELRAGLEHCCEKLEKKYVQRYGPQARETS
- a CDS encoding FecR family protein; protein product: MTTLFRRSRPGGDPAAALKREAQAWVVRLASGQASVADGEAFRRWCGQSAEHARVFKETRGAWQQLAPAARQAQAAQARRARVTRPARRAFLGGAVAACGAWLAFKPPLGLWPAVDELTADVRSGTGEQRRVALAGDASVQLNTQTRINLSRSGQAQQIDLLAGEVELLTAGQPVSLTAGAGRVSATSGCVNVRYTDGQVRVTCLEGSARVTLRQESVELTAAQQVVLGAGGASGPRRVDPDQVTAWRRGVLEFNNVPLAQVVDEINRYRPGRIVLVSDRLAGSLVQARFSLDQLADAALLIRDAYGAQVTSLPGGIVLLT